One Mus musculus strain C57BL/6J chromosome X, GRCm38.p6 C57BL/6J DNA window includes the following coding sequences:
- the Fnd3c2 gene encoding fibronectin type III domain containing 3C2 has translation MADNNADTNPTDRITSSSAHATIISTSNAGFYTDINNSIIGPSISTCNQVTSDETQEPPNTKSISSCTSENACNTFISTNDGLRPSDVGSTSENNHGETEANMGAGDNKQILGENQKKSQSSNASLKEHNTENGTQPCCFAIGKPVVSNIQTRSATVSWTLKSNEKYDINSMSFELALYTSDENGIYENIYTGDGVSVALQDLQPSMVYFLRVTTMRGAEHRSVSEVVSFTTPGCEPDPPLAPTLISRTKNSLSLQWKGSNENGSKISSFLLEWDEGKGEDFKSCYSGRLKQHTLFKLNPSTKYSFRLAAKNDFGCSNFSETAVFYTSGKAPTAPLPPKLKEAGIYSLSLEWCAPTNPNPNDTLTYVLEMEEENFGIGFKPAYDGEDLTCTVRNLQRNTTYKFRIFACNLDGRSKPSGEVKYTTLPARPGCPKKPYVVGMIHAHQVTIGWDLPKDNGGMNISSYSLEVCENSDGANLWKIIYNGTQQEFLYNDLQAATTYKLRVFCTSPAGQSRPSDVLTIQTPTLPPESCRSQPLRGKTKGKDANLPDNHSVNGKPEAHVRGKKAKGPHQDRKVHPSSEKKCAAVDTVGVGMFGGTAKVTSPGTIPGRVPVLQEVENRVPAKLSSTCIAIRWEEPDCHGSPITGYNIEYEDKKIVTVKRITEYVLKDLQPNTTYRIRIQAINHYGLSPFSPSIRCKTKPLPPEPPQLNCVVYGHQSLRLKWGTVSSKKKLDYFINYNLLMEDRSGRFSVIYRGPDVTHKVQKLSEYTEYKFKIQACNEAGEGPESDIYTFTTTKSPPTALKAPKVHPLNNNCCEIKWESLEPIEGDPIIYCLQVNTGKKANQIYKGPNTSFSFSNYHANSRYRFKVCAGRRYETSNGLQELWGPYSPSALFSTYKHHSGHGKGSGGKGKGKHNGKVRKYRIGFALIAILCAVAIQYFLFK, from the exons ATGGCTGACAATAATGCAGACACTAACCCTACTGACAGAATCACTAGTTCTTCTGCTCATGCCACAATCATTTCTACCTCAAATGCAGGCTTTTACACTGACATCAATAACAGTATTATAGGCCCTTCCATAAGTACTTGTAATCAAGTCACATCTGATGAAACTCAGGAACCACCAAATACTAAGAGTATTTCAAGTTGTACTTCTGAGAATGCTTGCAACACTTTCATCTCAACTAATGATGGCCTCAGACCTTCTGATGTTGGCAGCACTTCTGAAAACAATCATGGAGAAACAGAGGCTAACATGGGAGCTGGAGACAATAAGCAGATATTAGgtgaaaaccaaaagaagagtCAGTCGTCAAATGCATCACTGAAAG aACACAATACAGAGAACGGAACACAGCCATGTTGTTTTGCCATTGGAAAACCTGTG GTTTCTAATATTCAAACCCGATCTGCTACTGTTTCATGGACTCTGAAGAGTAATGAAAAATATGATATTAATTCTATGTCATTTGAATTGGCACTGTACACCAGTGATGAAAATGGAATCTATGAAAACATTTATAC TGGTGATGGCGTTAGTGTAGCCCTACAAGATCTACAACCTAGCATGGTCTACTTTTTAAG AGTAACAACCATGAGAGGTGCAGAACACAGAAGTGTGTCTGAAGTGGTTAGCTTCACAACACCAGGCTGTGAACCAGACCCTCCTCTTGCACCCACACTGATCAGCAGAACCAAGAACAGCCTGAGTTTACAATGGAAA GGTTCCAATGAAAATGGATCTAAAATAAGCAGCTTTCTTTTGGAATGGGATGAG GGTAAAGGTGAAGACTTCAAAAGTTGTTACAGTGGACGCCTGAAACAGCACACGCTATTTAAACTGAACCCTTCAACAAAGTATTCCTTCAGATTAGCTGCCAAAAATGACTTTGGCTGCAG TAATTTCAGTGAAACAGCAGTCTTCTATACATCAGGAAAGGCGCCTACAGCACCACTTCCACCTAAGTTGAAAGAAGCAGGAATCTATAGTTTGTCTCTAGAGTGGTGTGCCCcaacaaacccaaacccaaatgaCACTCTTACTTATGTGctagagatggaggaagaaaactTT GGAATAGGTTTTAAACCTGCATATGATGGAGAAGACCTCACCTGCACCGTACGAAATCTGCAGAGAAATACTACATACAAGTTTCGG ATTTTTGCCTGCAATCTGGATGGAAGGAGTAAACCCAGTGGAGAAGTAAAATATACTACTCTTCCAGCTAGGCCTGGATGTCCTAAAAAGCCATACGTAGTGGGAATGATTCATGCACACCAAGTGACAATTGGATGGG ACTTGCCCAAAGACAACGGTGGAATGAACATTTCAAGTTACAGCCTAGAAGTTTGTGAAAATTCAGATGGGG caAATCTCTGGAAAATAATCTACAATGGCACTCAACAGGAATTTCTGTATAATGACCTCCAAGCAGCCACCACATATAAACTGAGAGTCTTTTGCACATCACCTGCAGGCCAAAGCCGT CCTTCAGATGTATTGACAATTCAGACGCCTACTCTTCCTCCCGAGTCTTGCCGTTCACAGCCCTTACGTGGTAAAACCAAGGGCAAGGATGCCAACCTTCCTG ACAATCATTCTGTTAATGGGAAGCCGGAAGCACATGTGCGTGGCAAAAAAGCAAAAGGTCCTCATCAGGACAGAAAGGTGCACCCCAGCTCTGAAAAGAAATGTGCA GCTGTGGATACAGTTGGGGTTGGAATGTTTGGAGGAACTGCAAAAGTGACTTCACCTGGAACCATCCCAGGAAGGGTCCCTGTGTTACAAGAAGTTGAAAACAGAGTGCCTGCCAAGCTATCATCAACTTGCATAGCTATCCGCTGGGAGGAGCCAGACTGTCATGGCTCTCCTATCACTGGATATAACATTGAATATGAAGATAAAAAAATCGTGACTGTCAAAAGAATAACCGAGTATGTTCTGAAAGATCTACAACCTAATACTACATACAG AATCAGAATTCAAGCTATCAATCATTATGGACTAAGCCCTTTTAGCCCATCAATAAGATGCAAAACCAAACCACTACCACCAGAGCCTCCACAGCTTAATTGTGTGGTCTATGGACACCAGAGTCTCAGACTCAAATGGGGCACTGTCTCAAgcaaaaaaaaacttgactaCTTTATCAATTACAACTTACTAATGGAAGATCGATCTGGCAG ATTTTCTGTCATTTACCGTGGGCCGGATGTGACTCACAAAGTGCAAAAGTTGAGTGAGTATACAGAATACAAGTTTAAAATCCAGGCATGTAATGAAGCTGGGGAAGGACCAGAGTCTGACATCTACACTTTCACTACTACAAAGTCCCCACCCACTGCACTGAAAG CACCTAAAGTTCATCCACTGAATAACAACTGTTGTGAGATCAAATGGGAGTCTTTGGAGCCAATTGAAGGTGATCCCATTATTTACTGTCTTCAAGTCAACACTGGAAAAAAGGCTAATCAG ATTTACAAAGGACCGaacacttccttttccttttccaacTATCATGCAAATTCACGCTATCGCTTCAAGGTCTGTGCAGGACGCCGATATGAAACCTCCAATGGTCTTCAAGAGCTGTGGGGGCCATATAGTCCCAGTGCTCTTTTCTCAACTTATAAGCATCACTCCGGGCATGGCAAAGGCAGTGGgggtaaaggaaaaggcaaacaCAATGGGAAAGTGAGAAAGTACAGGATAGGGTTCGCACTTATTGCTATTTTGTGTGCTGTTGCTATTCAGTATTTCCTGTTCAAATAG